From a region of the Pseudanabaena sp. ABRG5-3 genome:
- a CDS encoding NUDIX hydrolase: MDQEIALPNSETGMRLVAIAILQYQDQFLMQLRDDIPTIVHPGVWTMFGGHLDIGESPDIGICRELNEEIGYIPKQISLFRSYIDDQVQRYVFYGVLDVGLDQLELNEGWDMDLLSPEQIASGSHYSSRALQQRPLAPSHQQIMLDFLSSSESRINML; the protein is encoded by the coding sequence ATGGATCAGGAGATAGCTTTACCCAATTCTGAAACAGGAATGCGTTTAGTAGCGATCGCCATATTGCAATATCAAGATCAATTTTTGATGCAGCTACGTGATGATATTCCCACCATCGTTCATCCAGGGGTTTGGACAATGTTTGGTGGACATCTAGATATAGGAGAAAGTCCAGATATAGGAATCTGTCGTGAGTTAAATGAAGAAATTGGATATATACCCAAGCAAATTAGCCTGTTTCGCAGCTATATAGACGATCAGGTACAACGGTATGTTTTTTACGGTGTTTTAGATGTAGGACTAGATCAACTTGAGCTGAATGAAGGCTGGGACATGGACTTACTGTCACCTGAACAGATTGCGAGCGGCTCCCATTACTCTAGTCGAGCCTTACAGCAACGTCCCCTTGCGCCTAGTCATCAACAGATCATGTTAGATTTTCTATCATCTTCAGAGAGCCGTATTAATATGTTGTAA
- a CDS encoding (2Fe-2S) ferredoxin domain-containing protein, whose amino-acid sequence MNQPNCVEVNPETEIANQEIILDLDVIKQQLATRAANLAIPQIEKHLFLCADQTKPLCCQKELGLQAWDYLKRRLKELDLEAKIFRTKANCLRVCDRGPILLVYPDGVWYHSATPEVLERVLQEHIINGKVVADYAFVDASVRSIE is encoded by the coding sequence ATGAATCAACCAAATTGTGTAGAAGTTAATCCTGAAACTGAAATAGCAAATCAGGAGATTATTTTAGATTTAGATGTTATCAAACAGCAACTCGCGACCCGTGCGGCGAATTTAGCAATTCCTCAAATCGAAAAGCATTTATTTCTCTGTGCAGACCAAACGAAACCCCTCTGCTGTCAAAAAGAACTAGGGTTGCAAGCATGGGACTATCTCAAACGCCGTCTTAAAGAACTTGACCTCGAAGCCAAAATCTTTCGCACTAAGGCTAATTGTTTACGAGTATGCGATCGCGGTCCTATTTTATTAGTTTATCCCGATGGTGTTTGGTATCATTCCGCAACCCCAGAGGTACTAGAACGAGTACTACAAGAACATATTATTAATGGTAAAGTTGTGGCGGACTATGCCTTTGTTGATGCTTCAGTAAGATCAATAGAATAG
- a CDS encoding response regulator transcription factor, translating to MKILLVEDDERIAAALTEALTDYHYVVDVASDGEQGFTFVQTFPYELLILDVMLPKLDGIELCRKIRHNGYKMPVLMLTARDTYHDKVQGLDVGADDYVVKPFDLNELLARIRALLRRGTTELTMFLECGNLHLNPNTYEVTYSGEALHLTPKEYRILELLLRHRDRTFSKSEIIDHLWSFTDPPNEETVKVHIRSLRQKLKNIGARQDLVETVYGLGYRIKY from the coding sequence ATGAAAATTTTGTTAGTTGAAGATGATGAGCGTATCGCCGCCGCACTAACAGAGGCATTAACTGACTATCATTATGTCGTAGATGTGGCATCAGATGGAGAGCAAGGATTTACATTTGTGCAGACATTCCCATATGAGTTGCTAATTTTGGATGTAATGCTGCCCAAATTAGATGGCATTGAGCTATGTCGGAAGATTCGTCACAATGGTTATAAAATGCCAGTCTTGATGCTCACGGCAAGAGATACCTATCATGACAAAGTACAAGGACTTGACGTGGGAGCCGATGATTATGTAGTTAAGCCTTTTGATCTAAATGAGTTATTAGCAAGAATTAGAGCCTTACTACGAAGGGGTACTACCGAGTTAACGATGTTCTTAGAATGTGGAAATCTACATCTTAATCCTAATACTTATGAAGTTACCTATTCTGGTGAAGCTTTGCATTTAACACCGAAGGAATATCGGATTTTAGAGTTACTATTACGCCATCGCGATCGCACTTTTAGTAAATCAGAAATCATCGATCATCTTTGGTCATTTACAGATCCACCTAACGAAGAAACCGTAAAAGTTCATATCCGTAGCTTAAGACAAAAATTAAAAAATATAGGGGCAAGGCAAGACTTAGTTGAAACTGTATATGGTCTGGGATATCGCATTAAATATTAG
- a CDS encoding sensor histidine kinase, with protein sequence MSAVLGIIILFVYQYFANNLYDKIDRQLRNLADAAAHSLPTLKANPHHYQTPRMLDNDGDLDIQWQDIQQQQQTVEWFDANGELLAQSGKKIPKIPLVKTDIVAQVQKLGHSQSDLDNSVYKDYDNLRFLTIPVYLASYINDQKSPQKSLIGYVRVSESGEEIEEELERLLWALGWGGLLAVFLSSMGGWWLVKQTLQPVEQNYEQMRQFTADASHELRSPLTVIKTSVDVIRSHPERIHSADVQKMNAIAQAIEQMSHLVEDLLFMARFDNTEVSDLHSHKLLFSPSELLEDLVEGLEPQIQAKNITLQTNINEPQLEQTNIYGDPQQIRRLLMNLLENAIAYTPKSGEIRLMLLADQEFLEIKITDTGIGIAHDDLAHVFERFWRADRARTKRSGGSGLGLSIAQAIAKRHSTVINVSSEIGLGSSFSVKFPYK encoded by the coding sequence ATGAGTGCAGTATTAGGAATCATCATCCTTTTTGTTTATCAATATTTTGCTAATAATCTCTACGATAAGATTGATCGTCAACTCAGAAATTTAGCTGATGCTGCGGCTCATAGTCTGCCTACATTAAAAGCAAATCCTCATCATTATCAGACACCTCGTATGCTTGATAATGATGGTGATTTAGATATTCAGTGGCAGGATATTCAGCAACAGCAACAAACTGTGGAATGGTTTGATGCAAATGGTGAATTATTAGCACAATCAGGCAAAAAAATTCCTAAAATTCCTCTAGTAAAGACTGATATTGTTGCTCAGGTGCAGAAATTAGGGCATAGCCAAAGTGATCTAGATAATTCAGTTTATAAAGACTATGACAATCTAAGATTTCTAACTATTCCTGTATATTTAGCAAGTTATATTAATGATCAAAAGTCACCACAAAAGAGCCTGATTGGATATGTACGAGTTAGCGAATCTGGGGAGGAAATAGAAGAAGAACTAGAAAGACTACTATGGGCTTTAGGTTGGGGTGGATTGTTGGCTGTCTTTTTGAGCAGTATGGGTGGTTGGTGGCTAGTGAAGCAAACCTTGCAACCAGTTGAACAGAATTATGAACAAATGCGCCAGTTTACGGCTGATGCTTCCCATGAATTGCGAAGTCCCCTAACTGTAATTAAAACCTCTGTGGATGTAATTCGTAGTCATCCTGAACGTATTCATAGTGCTGATGTCCAAAAAATGAATGCGATCGCTCAGGCTATAGAGCAGATGAGTCATTTGGTTGAAGATTTATTATTTATGGCAAGGTTTGATAATACTGAGGTTAGCGATCTCCATAGTCATAAATTGCTATTTTCACCCAGTGAATTATTGGAAGATTTAGTGGAAGGTCTAGAACCGCAAATTCAGGCAAAAAATATCACATTACAGACCAATATCAATGAACCGCAGCTAGAGCAAACCAATATTTATGGAGATCCTCAACAAATTCGTCGCCTGTTAATGAACCTGCTCGAAAATGCGATCGCCTACACTCCGAAATCGGGGGAAATTAGATTAATGTTGCTAGCAGATCAAGAGTTTTTGGAAATAAAGATTACTGATACAGGTATAGGAATCGCCCATGATGATCTAGCCCATGTATTTGAAAGATTTTGGAGGGCAGATCGGGCGCGTACTAAACGATCGGGTGGATCAGGACTGGGGCTGTCCATTGCTCAAGCGATCGCTAAAAGACATAGCACAGTCATTAATGTGAGTAGTGAGATTGGTTTGGGCAGTAGTTTTAGCGTGAAGTTTCCCTATAAATAA
- a CDS encoding thylakoid membrane photosystem I accumulation factor — protein MRNWLKKYFNLGLCIAIASCISLSILLGTVFGNAQPAQARLTDDTYDGNIFALYGGNGSIVPPRISLAQSLQLGRPAMVVFYVDDSADCKRFSPILNLAQGFYGKSLSLIAIPVDGLDLEKESYTPTEEAYYYKGTVPQTVLIDGDGKVSFDREGIFGFEELDTAIRDLLNLPDAPPELKFRKTDKVINELNP, from the coding sequence ATGAGAAATTGGCTGAAAAAATATTTTAATTTAGGACTTTGTATAGCGATCGCTAGTTGTATCAGCCTCAGCATATTGTTAGGAACAGTATTTGGTAATGCTCAACCTGCCCAAGCAAGACTCACCGATGATACCTATGACGGCAATATATTTGCTCTCTATGGTGGTAATGGCTCGATTGTGCCACCTCGAATCAGTCTAGCCCAGTCACTTCAGCTAGGTCGCCCCGCAATGGTAGTTTTTTATGTGGATGATAGTGCTGACTGCAAGAGATTTTCACCAATCCTTAATCTCGCACAAGGCTTTTATGGCAAAAGTCTCAGCTTAATTGCAATTCCTGTTGATGGGTTAGATTTAGAGAAAGAGAGCTATACTCCCACTGAAGAAGCTTATTACTACAAAGGTACAGTTCCCCAAACAGTTCTAATTGATGGTGATGGTAAAGTTAGCTTTGATCGCGAAGGTATTTTTGGTTTTGAAGAATTAGACACCGCAATTCGTGATTTGCTAAATTTACCCGATGCTCCTCCCGAACTGAAATTCCGTAAAACCGATAAGGTCATTAACGAGTTAAATCCCTAA
- the folE gene encoding GTP cyclohydrolase I, translated as MTISISRPVTNNSENDSKNAKVLEPLPTRKAISQIIRDRVVAAGDPYFANDSIAHHISDIEREELKKEIEGKLQGVFDSLIIDTANDHNTKETAKRVAKMYVDEVFKGRYHPMPKVTDFPNAKELDEIYTLGPITVRSACSHHFVPIVGQAWIGIVPSDRVIGISKFNRIVDWVMSRPHIQEEAAIMVADTIENLIKPKGLAFVIKAQHMCMTWRGVKEPETKMVNSIVRGSFRHDPHMKKEFFDLIRAHGFGD; from the coding sequence ATGACGATCAGTATCTCCCGCCCTGTCACCAATAATTCTGAGAACGATTCAAAAAACGCAAAAGTCCTCGAACCTCTACCCACCAGAAAAGCAATCTCGCAAATTATTCGCGATCGCGTCGTAGCGGCTGGAGATCCTTATTTTGCGAATGACTCGATCGCCCATCACATTAGCGATATTGAGAGAGAAGAGCTAAAAAAAGAAATTGAAGGCAAGTTGCAAGGTGTTTTTGACTCTTTGATTATTGATACGGCAAATGATCACAACACCAAAGAAACTGCAAAACGTGTTGCCAAAATGTATGTGGATGAAGTCTTCAAGGGACGCTATCACCCCATGCCCAAGGTTACTGACTTCCCCAATGCTAAGGAACTAGATGAAATCTATACCCTTGGACCAATTACTGTCCGTTCGGCATGTTCTCACCACTTTGTCCCCATTGTCGGACAAGCATGGATTGGCATTGTCCCTAGCGATCGCGTTATTGGCATTTCCAAATTTAATCGGATCGTGGACTGGGTAATGAGCCGTCCCCATATCCAAGAGGAAGCAGCGATTATGGTTGCTGATACAATCGAAAATCTGATCAAGCCTAAAGGTTTAGCCTTTGTGATCAAGGCTCAGCACATGTGCATGACTTGGCGCGGAGTTAAGGAGCCTGAAACCAAAATGGTGAACTCAATCGTGCGCGGTTCTTTCCGTCATGACCCACATATGAAAAAAGAATTTTTTGACCTCATTCGTGCCCACGGATTTGGAGATTAA
- a CDS encoding SDR family oxidoreductase, which translates to MSDTVSVKLAGKLTGKRAIVTGASSGIGKEVSLRLIQAGVQVALVSRNPDRILSELPTESNAKGFAIDLGDTTKVSSQIQSVITDLGGVDILINNAGSAYIGELIDMPLDEWQKLFDLNLTSVFQCLQAVLPTMRSQKSGTIINVASIAAKQGFPNWGAYCASKFALLGLTQAVAAEEQPHGIKVMSICPGSVNTPLWDTLGDKVPPNFNRAAMLSPATVAESIMTLVNLPADAIINDLVLMPNAGVF; encoded by the coding sequence ATGTCAGATACAGTATCAGTTAAATTAGCAGGAAAATTAACAGGTAAGCGAGCGATTGTTACTGGAGCTAGTAGTGGCATTGGCAAAGAAGTGTCGCTACGGCTCATTCAAGCAGGCGTACAGGTAGCTTTAGTCAGTCGCAATCCTGATCGCATTTTAAGTGAATTACCCACAGAATCTAATGCTAAAGGGTTTGCCATTGATCTCGGTGACACCACCAAAGTATCATCGCAAATCCAATCGGTCATCACCGATCTGGGTGGTGTCGATATTTTGATTAACAATGCAGGTAGTGCCTATATTGGCGAACTAATTGATATGCCCCTTGATGAGTGGCAGAAGTTATTTGACCTAAATCTCACCAGTGTCTTTCAATGCCTACAAGCTGTCTTGCCCACCATGCGATCGCAAAAAAGCGGCACAATTATCAATGTTGCCTCGATCGCCGCAAAACAAGGATTTCCTAATTGGGGAGCCTATTGCGCTAGTAAATTTGCTTTACTAGGATTAACGCAGGCAGTTGCAGCCGAAGAACAACCTCATGGCATCAAAGTTATGTCCATTTGCCCTGGATCGGTGAATACACCACTATGGGATACCCTTGGCGATAAAGTGCCACCAAATTTTAATCGTGCCGCCATGCTCAGTCCTGCCACCGTCGCAGAATCGATTATGACCTTAGTAAATCTTCCCGCCGATGCAATTATCAATGACCTCGTATTGATGCCCAATGCAGGCGTTTTCTAG
- a CDS encoding peroxiredoxin, protein MSVEVGQKAPDFTLPSDRGDITLSRYEGKANVVLAFYPGDFSPLCTSEMQCFADDWTKFREAGAEILGISTDPIDKHISFSKKLGLQFPLLSDRNQEVCKKYGVAGLFGSKRAYCIVDIHGIVRYKHIEFLPVFKREDSELLVVLRSLKS, encoded by the coding sequence ATGTCTGTCGAAGTCGGTCAAAAAGCTCCAGATTTTACTTTGCCTAGCGATCGCGGCGACATTACCCTCAGCCGCTATGAAGGTAAAGCCAATGTTGTACTTGCCTTTTATCCTGGGGACTTTTCTCCACTCTGCACTAGTGAGATGCAATGCTTTGCCGATGATTGGACAAAGTTTCGTGAAGCTGGGGCAGAGATTCTCGGTATTAGTACCGACCCCATTGATAAACATATTTCTTTTTCTAAAAAATTAGGTTTGCAGTTTCCCCTGCTCAGCGATCGCAATCAAGAGGTTTGCAAGAAATATGGTGTAGCTGGTTTATTTGGTAGTAAACGAGCCTACTGCATTGTTGATATTCATGGCATCGTGCGTTATAAACACATTGAATTTTTACCAGTTTTCAAACGTGAAGATTCGGAACTCTTAGTCGTATTGAGAAGTCTTAAATCTTAA
- a CDS encoding SH3 domain-containing protein, producing MKSVKICSLILAEITALITFVPQFTASASAQSVTDKSCVADVIGEDIGSQVNIRSGAGTIFSVIGTVSVGNRVIVVNDDQDKSGVVSPFKRTDSQGEVWYLTTRLRQSPYKGWMRADFLKLNCPYP from the coding sequence ATGAAATCTGTAAAAATTTGCTCTCTAATACTTGCAGAGATCACCGCTCTAATTACTTTTGTGCCACAATTTACCGCCAGTGCCAGCGCTCAATCCGTTACTGATAAAAGCTGTGTTGCTGATGTCATCGGAGAAGATATTGGTTCACAGGTAAATATTCGTTCTGGTGCAGGTACTATTTTTAGTGTGATCGGCACTGTATCGGTCGGTAATCGCGTAATTGTAGTCAATGATGATCAAGACAAAAGTGGTGTGGTGTCTCCCTTTAAGCGCACCGATAGCCAAGGGGAGGTTTGGTATCTCACAACAAGATTGAGACAAAGTCCTTACAAAGGATGGATGAGAGCCGACTTCTTAAAACTAAATTGTCCTTATCCTTAA
- the ispD gene encoding 2-C-methyl-D-erythritol 4-phosphate cytidylyltransferase, protein MTCHLLIPAAGSGKRMGADRNKLLLPLLDKPILQWTLEAAIASQAIAWIGVIAQPHDYPEFQKIFNSLNTTKTIRLIQGGDTRQASVFNGLKALPTDGDRVLIHDGARCLATPELFDRCDESLKTMQGFIAAVPVKDTIKIVDGQTIVNTPNRDHLWAAQTPQGFQVDLLKKAHLKAVDLGWEVTDDAALFEKVGLAVQIVMGEETNLKVTTPQDLAIAEFILKQRQS, encoded by the coding sequence ATGACCTGTCATCTATTAATTCCTGCGGCGGGTAGTGGCAAACGTATGGGAGCCGATCGCAATAAATTGCTACTACCCCTACTCGACAAACCAATTTTGCAATGGACTCTCGAAGCGGCGATCGCATCTCAGGCGATCGCTTGGATTGGTGTCATAGCTCAACCCCATGACTATCCTGAGTTTCAGAAAATATTTAACAGTCTCAATACCACAAAAACGATTCGCCTCATCCAAGGGGGAGATACGCGCCAAGCTTCTGTATTTAATGGATTAAAGGCTTTACCAACCGATGGTGATCGCGTCTTAATTCATGATGGAGCGAGATGTCTAGCAACTCCTGAACTGTTTGATCGCTGTGATGAGTCTTTAAAAACGATGCAGGGTTTTATCGCTGCTGTACCAGTTAAGGACACCATTAAAATTGTCGATGGGCAAACTATTGTCAATACGCCCAATCGTGATCATCTCTGGGCAGCCCAGACTCCTCAGGGGTTTCAAGTGGATTTACTCAAAAAGGCTCATCTGAAGGCAGTTGATCTCGGTTGGGAAGTGACTGATGATGCGGCTCTATTTGAGAAGGTTGGTTTAGCAGTGCAAATTGTGATGGGTGAAGAAACTAATCTCAAGGTTACGACTCCTCAAGATTTAGCGATCGCTGAATTTATTTTGAAACAGCGTCAATCATAA
- a CDS encoding DUF2839 domain-containing protein — protein sequence MGESKRRKEVLGENYGKSEPIASWVPFLTKDKADAFVKISTQAAWYGIGVTVAIWVTIRFIGPAFGWWHLAD from the coding sequence ATGGGCGAGTCAAAGCGCCGCAAGGAAGTATTAGGCGAAAACTATGGCAAATCTGAGCCGATCGCCTCTTGGGTACCTTTTTTGACCAAAGACAAAGCCGACGCATTTGTGAAAATTTCCACACAGGCGGCCTGGTATGGCATTGGTGTCACCGTAGCCATTTGGGTAACGATCCGCTTTATTGGACCCGCCTTTGGCTGGTGGCACTTGGCTGATTAA
- the mfd gene encoding transcription-repair coupling factor, with protein MPFSSVIRSLIRSPLTDELESKLVRSRHLTLSGLSRVGKGLVSSTLSQKEEKLMLVITSTIEEAGRWAVQLETMGWATVHYYPNSDMLPYEPYQPESEVIWGQMQVLADLADWDQQEGDKKKMAIVATDRALQKHLPSPQAFNDYCLQLEVGCEIKLRDLAENLTIMGYENASTVETEGQWARRGDIIDIFPVSSEMPVRIDWFGDEIERIREFDPATQRALDSIPSVLLTPISYGHILGSLEFPDQDPDDEFSSKGFAVHPLSSASLLDYLPNPEQCLVVIDELEQCQAHCDRWYESAAELFPSFLPPSANGRGAGGEGILHRSFTECLADINKFDRLDLFELAEENRGVNMSSRSVPAIPHQFGKLAQTIRDYREQKYKIILISAQPSRTVALLQEHDCQAQFIPNVRDYPAIDKTHNLRIAVALKYSGIAEIQGFVLPTYRIAVISDREFFGQHALGTPNYVRKRRRAASKQVDLNKLSPGDYVVHKNHGVGQFVKLEKLTVNKETREYLVLKYADGLLRVVVDQMSILSRYRGMHEAKPELHKMTGKAWTNSTAKAKKAIKKIAFDLLELYAKRSQQVGYSFPPDNPWQQEMEDSFPYQATPDQLKATQDVKQDMESARPMDRLVCGDVGFGKTEVAIRTIFKAVTSGKQAALLVPTTILAQQHYHSLQERYAAYPVNIALLNRFKSTSEKKEIIRKLKTGELDIVVGTHQLLAKDVEFKDLGLLVIDEEQRFGVAQKEKIKTMKTEVDVLTLSATPIPRTLYMAMSGVREMSLITTPPPSRRSIMTHLSRYNSELVRAAIRQELDRGGQIFYVVSRIDDIEEVSARVHEMLPSVRMAIAHGQMPESELETTMLSFSSGEADMMICTTIIESGLDIPRVNTIIIEDAQRFGLSQLYQLRGRVGRAGIQAHAWLFYQEKGELTDVARKRLKAIQEFTHLGSGYQLAMRDMEIRGIGNILGAEQSGQINTIGFDLYMEMLQEAIAEIRGSEIPEVDDTQVDLPITAFIPAEYIPDGDRKMSAYRAVSSVTSRRELAQIIEEWNDCYGKVPAPAMQLIKVMELKLIAKRIGFSRIKPDGKQHVVLESKMEEPAWKILHEHLPSHVRSRFVYSKGNVTVRGLGTLSHDKQLDSLIEWLDTMHLARN; from the coding sequence ATGCCATTTTCCTCTGTCATCCGTTCATTAATCCGATCGCCTCTCACTGATGAACTAGAGAGTAAACTGGTGCGATCACGCCATCTCACCCTTTCAGGCTTATCGCGAGTCGGTAAAGGTTTGGTTAGCTCTACCCTGAGCCAAAAAGAAGAAAAGCTCATGCTGGTGATCACCTCTACCATTGAGGAGGCTGGACGCTGGGCGGTGCAGCTAGAGACGATGGGCTGGGCTACTGTCCATTACTATCCCAACTCCGATATGTTGCCCTATGAGCCATATCAGCCTGAGTCAGAGGTAATCTGGGGACAGATGCAGGTATTGGCGGATTTAGCGGATTGGGATCAGCAGGAAGGGGACAAGAAAAAAATGGCGATCGTGGCAACTGATCGCGCTCTACAAAAGCATTTACCCAGTCCTCAAGCATTTAATGACTATTGCCTCCAACTAGAAGTTGGTTGCGAGATTAAGCTGCGGGATTTGGCGGAAAATCTCACAATCATGGGTTATGAAAATGCTTCTACGGTTGAAACTGAGGGGCAATGGGCAAGGCGTGGCGATATTATCGATATTTTCCCCGTATCTAGCGAAATGCCCGTGCGGATTGACTGGTTCGGCGATGAGATTGAGAGGATTCGCGAATTCGATCCTGCAACGCAGCGAGCCTTAGACAGTATCCCTTCCGTTTTACTAACGCCCATTAGCTACGGACATATTTTAGGCAGCTTAGAATTTCCCGATCAAGATCCTGACGATGAATTTAGCAGTAAGGGATTTGCAGTTCATCCGCTTTCAAGCGCTTCGCTTTTAGACTATTTGCCTAATCCAGAGCAATGTCTAGTCGTCATTGACGAGCTAGAACAATGTCAAGCCCATTGCGATCGCTGGTACGAATCCGCCGCAGAACTTTTTCCATCTTTCTTACCACCCTCTGCCAATGGGAGAGGGGCTGGGGGTGAGGGAATCCTCCATCGCTCCTTTACGGAATGTTTAGCCGACATCAATAAATTCGATCGCCTCGATCTCTTTGAACTTGCGGAAGAAAATCGTGGCGTAAATATGTCTAGCCGATCGGTTCCCGCCATCCCTCACCAATTTGGGAAGCTTGCCCAAACCATCCGTGACTATCGCGAACAGAAATACAAAATCATTCTCATTTCCGCCCAACCTTCGCGCACCGTTGCCCTCTTGCAAGAGCATGATTGCCAAGCCCAATTCATTCCCAATGTTCGCGATTATCCTGCGATCGACAAAACCCATAATTTACGCATAGCCGTCGCTTTGAAATATTCAGGCATTGCTGAAATTCAAGGATTTGTCTTGCCGACTTATAGAATTGCGGTGATTAGCGATCGCGAGTTTTTTGGACAGCACGCCCTCGGCACACCCAACTATGTCCGCAAGCGCCGCAGGGCAGCCTCGAAACAGGTTGATCTTAATAAGCTTTCCCCTGGGGATTACGTCGTTCACAAAAATCATGGAGTCGGTCAATTTGTCAAACTAGAGAAGCTGACAGTCAACAAGGAAACTCGCGAATATCTGGTTCTCAAATATGCCGATGGACTGCTGCGCGTTGTCGTCGATCAGATGTCGATCCTGTCGCGCTATCGGGGGATGCATGAGGCGAAGCCCGAACTGCACAAGATGACAGGCAAGGCTTGGACAAATAGCACCGCTAAAGCCAAGAAAGCCATTAAGAAGATTGCCTTTGACCTATTGGAACTATACGCTAAGCGATCGCAACAGGTGGGCTATTCCTTTCCACCCGATAATCCTTGGCAACAGGAAATGGAAGATTCTTTCCCTTATCAAGCCACACCTGACCAGTTAAAGGCAACGCAGGATGTCAAGCAAGATATGGAAAGTGCGCGTCCGATGGATCGCCTTGTGTGCGGTGATGTTGGCTTTGGGAAAACGGAAGTGGCAATTCGCACGATATTTAAAGCAGTGACTTCTGGCAAACAGGCGGCGCTACTCGTTCCCACAACTATTCTCGCACAGCAACATTACCATAGTCTCCAAGAACGCTATGCCGCCTATCCCGTGAATATTGCACTACTCAATCGCTTTAAAAGCACTTCCGAAAAGAAAGAAATTATCCGTAAGCTGAAAACAGGCGAATTAGATATCGTCGTCGGTACGCATCAACTATTAGCCAAGGATGTGGAATTTAAGGATTTGGGGTTACTTGTTATCGATGAAGAGCAACGCTTTGGGGTTGCCCAGAAGGAGAAAATCAAAACCATGAAAACGGAAGTGGATGTGCTGACGCTCTCGGCAACTCCAATTCCCAGAACCCTGTATATGGCAATGTCTGGGGTGCGCGAGATGAGTCTGATTACGACACCACCACCATCAAGGCGATCGATCATGACGCATTTATCGCGTTATAACTCCGAACTAGTTCGCGCCGCCATCCGTCAGGAACTCGATCGCGGCGGACAGATTTTCTATGTCGTGTCGCGCATTGATGATATCGAAGAAGTTTCGGCGCGAGTCCATGAAATGTTGCCCTCAGTACGCATGGCGATCGCCCACGGACAAATGCCCGAATCTGAACTAGAGACAACGATGCTCAGTTTCAGTAGTGGGGAAGCAGACATGATGATCTGTACCACGATTATCGAATCAGGTTTAGACATTCCGCGTGTAAATACGATCATCATCGAAGATGCCCAGAGATTTGGTCTTTCCCAACTCTATCAATTGCGGGGTCGCGTCGGTCGTGCAGGCATCCAAGCCCACGCATGGCTCTTTTATCAAGAAAAAGGTGAACTCACCGATGTGGCGCGGAAACGCCTCAAGGCAATTCAGGAATTTACCCATCTCGGCTCAGGCTACCAATTAGCCATGCGCGATATGGAAATTAGAGGTATTGGCAATATCCTTGGTGCAGAGCAGTCGGGACAAATTAATACGATCGGCTTTGATCTTTATATGGAGATGCTCCAAGAAGCGATCGCGGAAATACGCGGCTCGGAAATCCCTGAAGTCGATGATACCCAAGTGGATCTACCGATTACCGCCTTTATTCCTGCGGAATATATTCCCGATGGCGATCGCAAGATGAGCGCTTATCGGGCCGTCTCTTCCGTAACCTCACGCCGCGAACTCGCCCAAATTATTGAGGAATGGAACGATTGCTACGGTAAAGTCCCTGCCCCTGCGATGCAATTAATTAAAGTCATGGAATTAAAGCTGATTGCTAAGAGGATCGGCTTCTCACGCATTAAACCCGATGGCAAACAACATGTTGTTCTCGAATCAAAAATGGAAGAGCCTGCATGGAAGATCCTCCATGAGCATCTCCCTAGTCATGTGCGATCGCGCTTTGTCTACAGCAAAGGCAATGTCACCGTCAGAGGCTTAGGCACACTCTCCCATGACAAACAGCTTGATAGCCTCATCGAATGGCTAGATACTATGCACCTTGCGAGAAACTAA